A DNA window from Guyparkeria halophila contains the following coding sequences:
- a CDS encoding efflux RND transporter periplasmic adaptor subunit: MSSICALPALTARRLVAAVVPAALLLVTSLPATAQQGNQPPPKVPVIQIEPSSASVYKEYTGQTEANRFVEVRAQVNGILESRDYVEGARVATGDALFQIDDRPFRAAVNEAEADLSSARATLAAAQRDWRRINSLFDRGVASEKQRDDARSALETAQAAVQVAEAQLESAQIDLDYTSVSAPIPGITSRRAVDPGNLISVGDRLVSIEEIDPIQVTLSYPVDDPFAETAALNPSPERTTPAEIAGITGPDGETITGNLDYRSASIERGTNSIELRGVFDNPGDVLRPNRYVRVRLKVDEVQDAVIIPETAIGTGAEPNSTVVYVIDDENKASQRRVTLGPMSEQGRIIRSGLEPGDRLVIDGLLKVRPGAPVDPQDPSENNGD, translated from the coding sequence ATGTCCTCGATCTGCGCCCTTCCCGCTCTCACGGCTCGCCGACTGGTCGCGGCGGTGGTTCCAGCCGCCCTGCTGTTGGTCACCAGCCTACCCGCCACGGCACAGCAGGGTAACCAGCCACCTCCCAAGGTGCCGGTCATCCAGATCGAGCCGAGCAGTGCCTCCGTTTACAAGGAATACACCGGTCAAACCGAGGCCAATCGCTTTGTCGAAGTCCGGGCCCAGGTGAACGGCATTCTCGAATCCCGAGATTACGTCGAAGGCGCCCGGGTAGCGACAGGGGACGCGCTCTTTCAGATCGACGACCGTCCCTTCCGCGCCGCCGTCAACGAGGCCGAGGCCGACCTGAGCTCGGCGCGGGCAACATTGGCCGCTGCACAGCGCGACTGGCGCCGGATCAACTCCCTGTTCGATCGCGGCGTGGCCAGCGAGAAGCAGCGGGATGACGCCCGTTCGGCGCTTGAAACCGCGCAGGCCGCCGTCCAGGTGGCCGAGGCACAACTGGAATCGGCGCAGATTGACCTGGACTACACCTCGGTCTCGGCCCCCATTCCGGGCATCACCAGCCGCCGCGCCGTCGATCCGGGCAACCTGATCAGCGTCGGCGACCGGCTGGTCAGCATCGAGGAAATCGACCCGATCCAGGTCACGCTCTCCTACCCGGTTGACGATCCGTTCGCCGAAACGGCGGCACTCAACCCATCCCCCGAGCGAACTACGCCGGCCGAGATCGCCGGCATCACCGGCCCCGACGGCGAAACCATCACCGGCAATCTCGACTATCGTTCGGCGAGCATCGAACGCGGCACCAATTCGATCGAGCTGCGCGGCGTATTCGACAACCCCGGGGATGTCCTGCGGCCGAACCGTTATGTCCGGGTGCGCCTGAAGGTCGATGAGGTCCAGGACGCGGTGATCATCCCGGAAACCGCCATCGGCACCGGGGCAGAGCCCAACAGCACCGTGGTCTACGTCATTGACGACGAGAACAAGGCCTCCCAGCGTCGCGTGACGCTCGGCCCGATGAGCGAGCAGGGACGCATCATTCGTTCCGGCCTCGAACCGGGCGACCGGTTGGTGATCGACGGCCTGCTAAAAGTGCGCCCGGGTGCGCCGGTCGACCCGCAAGACCCGAGTGAAAACAACGGCGACTGA